A portion of the Sphingobacterium spiritivorum genome contains these proteins:
- a CDS encoding ATP-binding protein: protein MSTTKIGKVLESSPNAILIEINDEKIFETHKKDFQIGKYLEIDEGNLNKVIAVIQNIKSNASDTGLKFFIQTQPIGYIENEEFHRGSAVIPSPTEPVSIVEDSTIQLIYDSNKDFNFPFGKLVQNKTIDLKIDANKFFGKHIALVGSTGSGKSCTVAKILQDAVGIDKKKNQNAAQQKNAHIIIFDIHSEYKSAFDLHSDEKFNLNNLDAESLKLPYWLMNSEELESLFIEGNENNHHNQVSQFKRAVILNKEKHNPTLKDKVNYDTPVYFDINEVYNYIWNLNHEVIGKLASENCPKLSNGTLLTDPEKKDYFNNKLDFITQSTAAATKASNGAFYGEFNRFISRLETKLSDKRLHFILNAKKGSGSSFQTSDFGDILKQFLGYLDKSNVTIIDLSGIPFEVLSITVSLISRLVFDFAFHYSKIKHSRDEQNDIPFMIVCEEAHNYIPKAGGAEYKASKKSIERIAKEGRKYGLSLMVVSQRPSEVSETIFSQCNNFISLRLTNVNDQSYVKALMPENSNAIADILPNLGSGECLIVGDATLIPSVVKLDLPDPQPKSQSVRFKDEWHKDWKDVSFEEIIKRWKKED from the coding sequence TAGGTAAAGTATTGGAGAGTTCTCCTAACGCAATATTAATCGAAATCAATGACGAAAAGATATTTGAAACACATAAGAAAGATTTCCAAATTGGAAAGTATCTGGAAATTGATGAAGGGAATTTAAATAAAGTAATAGCAGTTATTCAGAATATAAAGTCAAATGCTTCTGATACAGGTTTGAAGTTTTTTATTCAAACACAGCCAATAGGTTATATTGAAAATGAAGAATTCCATAGAGGTAGTGCTGTTATCCCCAGCCCTACAGAGCCTGTTTCTATTGTTGAGGATTCTACCATTCAACTAATCTATGATTCTAATAAGGACTTTAACTTTCCGTTCGGAAAGCTAGTTCAAAATAAAACTATCGATCTTAAAATTGATGCGAACAAATTTTTCGGGAAGCATATAGCACTTGTTGGGTCAACTGGATCCGGAAAATCGTGCACGGTAGCAAAAATACTTCAGGATGCAGTAGGTATAGATAAAAAAAAGAATCAAAATGCCGCTCAACAAAAAAATGCACATATAATTATATTTGACATTCATTCGGAATACAAGTCTGCTTTTGATCTCCATAGTGATGAAAAATTCAATCTGAATAACCTTGATGCAGAAAGTTTGAAATTACCGTATTGGCTGATGAACTCTGAAGAATTGGAATCGTTATTTATCGAAGGAAATGAAAACAACCATCATAATCAAGTTTCACAATTCAAAAGAGCGGTCATTCTTAATAAAGAAAAACATAATCCAACTTTAAAAGACAAAGTAAATTATGATACACCTGTTTACTTTGATATAAATGAGGTCTACAACTATATCTGGAATCTTAATCATGAGGTGATAGGAAAGTTAGCTTCTGAAAATTGCCCGAAACTGAGCAATGGTACTTTGCTAACGGATCCAGAGAAGAAGGATTATTTCAATAATAAATTAGATTTTATAACCCAATCTACAGCTGCAGCGACAAAGGCTTCCAATGGAGCTTTTTATGGAGAATTCAATAGATTTATATCTAGACTTGAAACAAAACTTTCTGATAAAAGACTACATTTTATTTTAAATGCAAAAAAAGGAAGTGGGTCATCCTTTCAAACATCTGATTTTGGAGACATTCTAAAACAGTTTCTTGGTTATTTAGACAAATCAAATGTTACAATAATTGACCTAAGTGGAATTCCATTTGAAGTATTAAGCATTACAGTAAGCCTAATTTCTAGATTAGTGTTTGATTTTGCCTTCCATTATTCGAAAATTAAGCATTCAAGAGACGAACAGAATGATATTCCATTTATGATTGTTTGCGAAGAAGCTCACAATTATATTCCAAAAGCAGGTGGAGCAGAATATAAAGCTTCAAAAAAATCAATTGAGAGGATTGCCAAAGAAGGTAGAAAATATGGATTAAGTCTTATGGTTGTCAGTCAACGACCTTCAGAAGTATCAGAAACTATTTTTTCACAATGCAATAATTTCATATCCTTGAGGCTCACTAATGTTAATGACCAAAGTTATGTCAAAGCCCTAATGCCCGAAAATTCCAATGCTATTGCTGACATTCTACCCAACTTAGGTTCTGGTGAATGTCTTATCGTTGGAGATGCTACCTTAATTCCTTCAGTTGTAAAATTAGATTTACCAGATCCACAGCCTAAATCGCAATCTGTGAGATTCAAAGATGAATGGCATAAAGACTGGAAAGATGTGAGCTTTGAAGAAATTATAAAAAGATGGAAAAAAGAGGATTGA